A window from Micromonospora terminaliae encodes these proteins:
- the trpA gene encoding tryptophan synthase subunit alpha, which produces MSRIGVAFDKARADGRAVLVGCMPAGFPTVEGSIAAMIAMVEAGVDVIEMEIPYSDPVMDGPVIQKASDIALAGGVRTADALRIVDTVAAATGAPVVTMTYWNPIEQYGVDSFARDLAAAGGTGLITPDLIPEEAGEWLAASEAHGLDRTFLVSPSSTDARLKMTAEHCRGFVYATAIMGVTGARSQTSEAAPILVSRLREVTDLPVGVGLGVGTGAQAGTVAGYADAVIVGSALIRCLLDAPDQAAGLTALRALSAELAEGVRNPAR; this is translated from the coding sequence GTGAGCCGGATCGGGGTCGCCTTCGACAAGGCCCGGGCCGACGGGCGGGCCGTGCTGGTCGGCTGCATGCCGGCCGGCTTCCCCACCGTCGAGGGCAGCATCGCCGCCATGATCGCCATGGTCGAGGCCGGCGTCGACGTCATCGAGATGGAGATCCCGTACTCCGACCCGGTGATGGACGGCCCGGTCATCCAGAAGGCCAGCGACATCGCCCTGGCCGGCGGCGTACGCACCGCGGACGCGCTGCGCATCGTCGACACGGTCGCCGCCGCGACCGGCGCGCCGGTGGTCACCATGACCTACTGGAACCCCATTGAGCAGTACGGCGTCGACTCCTTCGCCCGCGACCTGGCCGCGGCCGGGGGCACCGGACTGATCACGCCGGACCTGATCCCCGAGGAGGCCGGCGAATGGCTGGCCGCCTCCGAGGCGCACGGCCTGGACCGGACGTTCCTGGTCTCCCCGTCGTCCACCGACGCCCGGCTGAAGATGACCGCCGAGCACTGCCGCGGTTTCGTCTACGCCACCGCCATCATGGGCGTGACCGGCGCCCGGTCGCAGACCTCCGAGGCCGCCCCGATCCTGGTATCCCGGCTGCGCGAGGTCACCGACCTGCCGGTCGGCGTCGGGCTGGGCGTGGGCACCGGCGCCCAGGCCGGCACGGTCGCCGGCTACGCCGACGCGGTAATCGTGGGCAGCGCGCTGATCCGCTGCCTGCTCGACGCGCCCGACCAGGCCGCCGGCCTGACGGCCCTGCGCGCCCTGAGCGCCGAACTCGCCGAAGGCGTCCGCAACCCGGCCCGCTGA
- the trpB gene encoding tryptophan synthase subunit beta, with product MSTDAAAPAGQLPDSAGHFGRFGGRFVPEALVAALDELDAAYRKAMTDEDFLAEFDALLRDYAGTPSLLYEARRLSAQIGARVLLKREDLNHTGAHKVRNVLGQALLTKRMGKRRVIAETGAGQHGVATATAAALFDLECVVYMGEVDTERQALNVARMRMLGATVVPVTTGSRTLKDAMNEAMRDWVANVDSTHYLIGTAAGPHPFPEMVRDFVRGIGVEARQQCLDLTGALPDAVAACVGGGSNALGIFHAFVPDAGVRLYGFEAGGEGVATGRHAASITGGSAGVLHGTRTYVLQNEDGQTVESHSISAGLDYPGVGPEHAWLHDSGRATYLPVDDDEAMAAFELLCRTEGIIPALESSHALAGARKIAPQLAAELGREPVIVVNLSGRGDKDVHTAGAYFGILDKE from the coding sequence ATGAGCACTGACGCAGCGGCCCCGGCCGGCCAGCTTCCCGACTCCGCCGGTCACTTCGGCCGGTTCGGCGGGCGCTTCGTCCCCGAGGCCCTGGTCGCCGCGCTCGACGAGCTGGACGCGGCGTACCGGAAGGCGATGACCGACGAGGACTTCCTCGCCGAGTTCGACGCCCTGCTGCGCGACTACGCCGGTACGCCCTCGCTGCTCTACGAGGCCCGGCGGCTCTCCGCCCAGATCGGCGCGCGGGTCCTGCTCAAGCGGGAGGACCTCAACCACACCGGGGCGCACAAGGTCCGCAACGTGCTCGGCCAGGCGCTGCTCACGAAGCGGATGGGCAAGCGCCGGGTGATCGCCGAGACCGGCGCCGGCCAGCACGGCGTGGCCACCGCCACGGCCGCCGCCCTGTTCGACCTCGAGTGCGTGGTCTACATGGGCGAGGTGGACACCGAGCGGCAGGCGCTCAACGTGGCCCGGATGCGGATGCTCGGCGCCACCGTCGTCCCGGTCACCACCGGCTCCCGCACGCTCAAGGACGCCATGAACGAGGCGATGCGGGACTGGGTCGCCAACGTCGACAGCACCCACTACCTGATCGGCACCGCCGCGGGCCCGCACCCGTTCCCCGAGATGGTCCGGGACTTCGTGCGCGGCATCGGCGTGGAGGCCCGCCAGCAGTGCCTCGACCTCACCGGCGCGCTGCCCGACGCCGTGGCGGCCTGCGTGGGCGGCGGCTCCAACGCACTGGGCATCTTCCACGCCTTCGTGCCCGACGCCGGCGTGCGGCTCTACGGCTTCGAGGCCGGCGGCGAGGGCGTGGCGACCGGCCGGCACGCGGCCAGCATCACCGGCGGCTCGGCGGGCGTCCTGCACGGCACCCGGACGTACGTCCTGCAGAACGAGGACGGCCAGACGGTCGAGTCGCACTCGATCTCGGCCGGCCTCGACTACCCGGGCGTCGGGCCCGAGCACGCCTGGCTGCACGACAGCGGACGCGCCACGTACCTGCCCGTCGACGACGACGAGGCGATGGCCGCCTTCGAGCTGCTCTGCCGTACCGAGGGCATCATCCCGGCGCTCGAGAGCTCGCACGCGCTCGCCGGCGCCCGCAAGATCGCGCCGCAGCTCGCCGCCGAGCTGGGCCGGGAGCCGGTCATCGTGGTCAACCTGTCCGGCCGGGGCGACAAGGACGTGCACACCGCCGGTGCCTACTTCGGCATCCTCGACAAGGAGTGA
- the trpC gene encoding indole-3-glycerol phosphate synthase TrpC: MLDEILAGVREDVARRQEQVPLERIRELAAAAPPPLDAYAALRRPGVAVIAEVKRSSPSKGRLAEIADPADLAADYAAGGARAISVLTEGRWFGGSLDDLAAVRAAVNVPVLRKDFVVSSYQVHEARAHGADLVLLIVAALEQNVLMGLLERIESLGMCALVEVHTEEEADRAMEAGAQVIGVNARDLRTLEVDRSVFERIAPGLPSSVVKIAESGVRGPHDLIRYASAGADAVLVGEGLVTQKSPREAVAELVNAGNHPATPRPVR, translated from the coding sequence GTGCTCGACGAGATCCTGGCCGGCGTGCGCGAGGACGTGGCCCGGCGCCAGGAGCAGGTTCCGCTGGAGCGGATCCGCGAGCTGGCCGCCGCCGCGCCGCCACCGCTGGACGCGTACGCGGCGCTGCGCCGGCCCGGCGTGGCCGTGATCGCCGAGGTGAAGCGCTCGTCGCCGTCCAAGGGGCGGCTGGCCGAGATCGCCGATCCGGCCGACCTGGCGGCCGACTACGCCGCCGGCGGCGCCCGGGCGATCAGCGTGCTCACCGAGGGCCGCTGGTTCGGCGGGTCGCTGGACGACCTGGCCGCCGTCCGCGCCGCCGTGAACGTGCCGGTGCTGCGCAAGGACTTCGTGGTCTCCAGCTACCAGGTGCACGAGGCCCGGGCGCACGGCGCCGACCTGGTGCTGCTGATCGTCGCCGCGCTGGAGCAGAACGTCCTCATGGGGCTGCTGGAGCGGATCGAGTCGCTGGGCATGTGCGCGCTCGTCGAGGTGCACACCGAGGAGGAGGCCGACCGGGCCATGGAGGCCGGGGCGCAGGTGATCGGCGTCAACGCCCGCGACCTGCGTACCCTGGAGGTCGACCGCTCGGTGTTCGAGCGGATCGCGCCCGGCCTGCCGAGCAGCGTCGTCAAGATCGCCGAGTCCGGCGTGCGCGGCCCGCACGACCTGATCCGCTACGCCTCGGCCGGCGCCGACGCCGTCCTGGTCGGCGAGGGTCTGGTCACCCAGAAGAGCCCCCGCGAGGCGGTCGCCGAGCTGGTCAACGCCGGCAACCACCCGGCCACGCCCCGCCCGGTGCGCTGA
- a CDS encoding Trp biosynthesis-associated membrane protein: protein MSASTGAPAARGRRELTYAVLLCLAGAGLAFWAVTRTWSVELTARGSLPPTRHARTGAELLPWVSALALVGLAGGGAVLATRGRVRRLLGGLLTLLGLGVAAGGGYGLTESGVSRQWPALVLAGALVLLAGGLFTALRGGGWPAMGARYERRAARPAEPAGENRPAVERGTRDAWEALDRGEDPTVG, encoded by the coding sequence ATGAGCGCGTCGACCGGCGCGCCCGCCGCGCGGGGCCGGCGCGAGCTGACGTACGCCGTGCTGCTCTGCCTGGCCGGCGCGGGCCTGGCGTTCTGGGCGGTGACCCGCACCTGGTCGGTCGAACTGACGGCGCGCGGCTCGCTGCCGCCCACCCGGCACGCCCGTACCGGCGCGGAGCTGCTGCCCTGGGTCTCGGCGCTGGCCCTGGTCGGGCTCGCCGGCGGCGGTGCCGTGCTGGCCACCCGGGGGCGGGTCCGGCGGCTGCTGGGCGGCCTGCTCACCCTGCTCGGGCTGGGCGTGGCGGCCGGCGGGGGCTACGGCCTGACCGAGTCCGGGGTGAGCCGGCAGTGGCCGGCGCTGGTGCTGGCGGGAGCGCTGGTGCTGCTGGCCGGCGGGCTGTTCACCGCGCTGCGCGGCGGCGGCTGGCCCGCAATGGGCGCCCGCTACGAGCGGCGGGCGGCCCGGCCCGCCGAGCCCGCCGGGGAGAACCGGCCGGCGGTCGAGCGGGGCACCCGGGACGCGTGGGAGGCGCTGGACCGGGGCGAGGACCCGACGGTCGGCTGA